One window of Botrimarina mediterranea genomic DNA carries:
- a CDS encoding serine/threonine protein kinase, with protein sequence MPGIGSFFRSLLDSGKVDVASRFEILREAVSGTMSDFNMARDRETGEIVGLKVLDKLKTEQLEARFRGLKKPTEGEIASRFDHPTIVKTLRHGMTTKGEQYVVMEFLDGPGLNSLIIGRDKRLDGNRLTLMRQAAEALDVVHKAGFIHRDVCPRNFVCAKDASSLKLIDFGLTVPAEKEYMQPGNRTGTPNYMAPEIARRRPTDQRVDVFAYGASMFEMFAFELPWPRGADGLAAMSHGVIAIPPLSGLVPGVHPEVEAIITECLAADPDKRPRTMEAIVKRLKRLKSEYADKG encoded by the coding sequence ATGCCCGGTATCGGTTCGTTCTTTCGATCGCTGCTCGATAGCGGCAAGGTCGATGTCGCCAGCCGCTTCGAGATTCTTCGCGAAGCCGTGTCGGGGACGATGTCCGACTTCAACATGGCTCGCGACCGCGAGACCGGCGAGATCGTCGGCCTCAAGGTGCTCGATAAGCTTAAGACGGAGCAACTCGAGGCCCGGTTCCGTGGCCTGAAGAAACCGACCGAAGGCGAGATCGCGTCGCGCTTCGACCACCCGACCATCGTCAAGACGCTCCGCCACGGCATGACGACCAAGGGCGAGCAGTACGTCGTCATGGAGTTCCTCGACGGCCCGGGCCTCAACTCACTGATCATCGGACGCGACAAACGCCTCGACGGCAACCGCCTCACCCTGATGCGTCAGGCCGCCGAGGCCCTCGACGTCGTTCACAAAGCGGGGTTCATCCATCGCGACGTCTGCCCCCGCAATTTCGTCTGCGCGAAGGACGCTTCGTCGCTGAAGCTCATCGACTTTGGCCTCACCGTCCCCGCCGAAAAGGAGTACATGCAGCCCGGCAACCGCACGGGCACGCCCAACTACATGGCCCCGGAGATCGCCCGTCGGCGGCCGACCGACCAGCGCGTCGATGTCTTCGCGTATGGGGCGTCGATGTTCGAGATGTTCGCGTTCGAACTCCCCTGGCCCCGCGGCGCCGACGGCCTGGCGGCCATGTCGCACGGCGTCATCGCCATCCCGCCGCTGTCGGGCCTCGTGCCGGGCGTCCACCCTGAGGTCGAGGCGATCATCACTGAGTGCCTCGCCGCCGACCCCGACAAACGCCCCCGCACAATGGAGGCAATCGTCAAACGCCTCAAGCGGCTCAAGAGCGAGTACGCCGACAAGGGGTAA
- a CDS encoding small basic protein, translated as MAIDKSLKVKAGAVSTRSVLTRVERIEKLREADRFGEEASPFGLPKVRVRKLQLKKKKKVKGEEGK; from the coding sequence ATGGCGATCGACAAATCTCTGAAAGTGAAGGCCGGCGCGGTCTCCACCCGCAGCGTTCTCACCCGCGTCGAGCGGATCGAAAAGCTCCGCGAAGCCGACCGCTTCGGCGAGGAAGCGTCCCCCTTCGGCTTGCCGAAGGTCCGCGTCCGCAAGCTCCAGCTCAAGAAGAAGAAGAAGGTCAAGGGCGAAGAAGGGAAGTGA